The following nucleotide sequence is from Salvia miltiorrhiza cultivar Shanhuang (shh) chromosome 7, IMPLAD_Smil_shh, whole genome shotgun sequence.
TGAATCAATGGATTTCTTGTGTGGCGATTGTTGTTCAATTCACTAATCCTTTTTTCATTCCATTGGGATTTTGTAGTCGCCGTGTTTCTGCAGGAGCTTCTGCATCTGGCGAATATACATATGATACCAATTTAGTCACCTTGCATTCGTATCTCGGTGGTAGGCCACTTTTTGCTAATATTCATTGTCAATTTTTTGAAATAGTTTACTTGAGAAAAAAGGAGATGCTCTATCTCTGACTCACTAATCATTGCATATCAGATGTTGAAGACACTCACAGTAAGCTGGCATTTCTGGATGGTGGTGCTGTGCTGACCCTTCCCCTGTTTTATCTTGAAGGTACTTTATCCGATGCAAAGTGAAGAGTTGTTACTAGTGGCCTGTTAATTTGTTATCTTCTTTGTGCAATAGTCCGATGTCAAACTGCTGGTGGAATTATCTGCTTGGATATTATGTATAACCTTCATTGGCAGATGCTATCTCACTCTCAATGTCAGAGGTGTATAAGAGGGCTGCCTCCTTGAATAATATAAGAAATATTATGACTTTTCTATCACGAACTGTGTGATGTGTTCTATGTTAATGCTGTATATAATATTATgtacatatttatatgtataacTAGTTAGTGTTTTGCTATCACAGATTACTTCCACCTCAAAGGGAAACACATACTTGTCAGTGGGTGCATCGAGCTAATACAACTACTGATACACATTTCTATTTATTGAATTTgtgaattatattattttaccTTTCTTTACAGGCGTTGTTCTATTTCCTGAGGCAACACTTCCCCTTAGAGTAGTTTCTCCTAATTTTATAGCTGGTGTTGAGAGAGCAATGGCACATGTTGATGCTCGTTATACAATTGGTGTGGTATGTGCTATTAATTTCCTCCCTATGAATGCACACTTGTTTCATGTACAAAATGTAGTATTGTTATCCTTATGTCAGGTTTCCCCTTCAGGTTCGTGTTTACTGGGATCCCAACAATGGTAGGCGAAGGCTTTCAACAACTGGCACTACTGCAGAGGTACAAAGTGGAACCCTTTGTGTATTATTCTTTTTGATTGTGGATGATTGATACATATATTCCTATTGCGTCATTTATATGTCATGGTGAATTACTGCTCCATGTTCGTAATATATTAGTTGGAGCATATATTAAAACAGACCATATGCAATAAATTAAATCACATTGAGATTCTAAATTAATCATTAGCCATAATGTACAAATATACAATTATACATGTGTGGGAAACTCTTAAGTACGCTGATTTAACTGTAAGTCCATCTATCTACTAGATCCGTAGAACCAAATTTGGGTGATCTCTGGAAGGACACCTCCAATTGGGCTGATCATGGCCTTTTATCTATCCCTTAAATGaccccattttttttaattttgtacgGTACTATGGTTTTGTGGATATCTTTCTCGTGCGTTTAaggttttaaattttaatattaaaaaatgtttGTTTCTTATCAGTCCTATAACATCGGATGGAAACCTTATGTTTTAAGGATATATCGGTGGGCTCATTGGCCTCGTTTAGCAACTTGGGTTAACCATTTTGGCAAAGCTAGAACGGGTGCCAAGTGGCTGCTAACGGAGTCCATTGTGCCTTTGTACTGCTACAGTCTCTCACCCCCATGGGTTCGGGGCATTGCAGTAGTAAACACAAGCCCAATGTGGGTCAAGCTGTGGTAGTGGAGTCCATTGTGCCTTTGTATTGCTACAGGCAGCAGGCTCTCACCCCCATGGGCTGGGGCATTGCAGGAGTTAACACAGCCCAATGTGGGGCAAGCTGTGGTGTGAGTAGAAGTTTAAGTCAAGCCCACACCTATGGCTGGCCTTAGTTAATATTTCTCAAGTTTCTGTATATGGTTTGTTTTACATTGTCAGTTATTCATCTCCTGGCGCTTGCCTAAAGAAATCAACATTTTGTATATCTTTCATGACACTTAAATATGTGCTCCAAGTGTTTCTTTGTAGATTGGGATGTACTCTATGCATTGTGCTGAGCAGCTGTCGCATCATAGACTATCAGTTTCTTATATCAGTTTATAAATTAGTAGAGACCTTAAGCTATAGTTTTAATTCTTGACTGTACTATTTTGTGAATAATTCTCACTATCTTAATAACAGATTCGGCAATATAGGAAACTGGAAGATGGCTCTGTAAATATTGTTGCCCGTGGACAGCAGCGCTTTCGCCTGAAGCGCCGTTGGATTGATGTTGAAGGATCGGTAAGTACTATAAGAAATTAAGTTATGCTTGTATGCTTGTCTTCTCGCTGTTAACTTTCTATTATGCTGCTGTTTCCAAACAGCATTGTGGAGAGGTTTATATCATTCAGGAAGATGTGCCATTAAGAACACCACGGGAAGCTGTTGGTAAACTGGATCCATTAAGAAATTATCAGGCAACTATTCATCACAGCTGTGAGGAAGGAAATGATTCTGATGTGATGTCAGAGGGAAGTTTTGAAAGTGAACTTTCATCAACAGAAAGGAGGCTGCATCATAATGTTCTTGTATCTTCTCATAATTCTGAGGCATATGACGAGTCCATAAGTAGCGACGATGAAAGATCTGAGCGATTTTATGAATGCCAATCAGAAAGATCTCCATTAGAAAACCATACAAGACCAGTGCGGTTAGGACGCAACAAACAGAATGCTGATGACAGTCCTGGAGTTGGGAAGAGGTCAATTTCATACATGCAGCCTTCTAACAAGGTAGGATGGGGAAAGCACTCTGTAGCCCAATTTCGTGATGTTCCGAGAGCCTTCTGGCCCGTTTGGGTTTACCGCATGTATGACTCGTATGTACTTGCTAGGAAGGCAGCAGGTACAGTGGTATTGTTTTCTACTTAGTGCAGTTTCTGTTACATGTACTATGCATATGTAATAGCAGCATCAGGCAGGAGTAATATTTTGTTCTGTTCTCAAAATCTCTTAGTGGTGACCTACCCACTGGGGCATGTTTGTTTTTTTCTCTTGGGTAGAAAGATAGCGTCTTTAAGAGTTCGAATCGGATGATATTGACACTAAATTTGGTTTGAAAAATGTTTTGGATTGTAATATTTGCAGATCGCTGGAATCAAGTTGTTAAAGCCCCAAACATGGATAGCCTGGTGATGAAACCAGATCTTCTTTCATTCCATATTGCTAGTAAAATTCCAATATCTGATACTGCAAGGCAAGAACTCCTGGAGATTGATGGAACAACTTATAGATTGCGGAAAGAGATTGAGTTGCTGGAAAGTTTCGATAAAATTCGTTGTAAAACTTGTCAGGTAACTTTCGAAGATAGTTGTGTTCATATATGTGAATTGTAGGTACTTGTTCAGACAATATGACATTTTTTGTGCTGTGTAGACTCTCATTGGAAAGAGAAGTAACATGTTAGTGATGTCTAGTGATGGTCCACTTGGTGCTTATGCTAATCCACATGGTTACGTGCACGAGGTGATGACTCTCACCAGGACAGATGGAATAGCAGTCACAGGGCGTCCAGTAAAAGAATATAGCTGGTTTCCAGGGTAAAATTTCATTTACCATTAGCAGTTCAGATACCACCCAATTTGAGGAATTTTTGCAAGTATTTTTGAAGTTGCAAAAGCCATGTGTTTTCTCACTTATTTCAGTTATTCAATGTAGGATGAAAACAAATTGCCATCCTAACTATACCCATATTTTTCACGTTGGATCTCAATAATTGTTGCGACATTTAACAATCTAAAGTGCTgatatttcttcaattttcatctAGAAAACAATAGTATCTTAACTGTATGCTAAAGTTCAATTATATTGATATATTCCAAGTTCTTAGTAGATTTAGTATTTTAAGACCTTTAAGTATAAACCATGAAATTTTTGTGTATGTTGAAGCTAAATACCCTCCTTCAATTGTCTATTTCTTCATCTATGTCATTTATGGCTTAATAATTCAGATAGCTAGGTGTTTCTGGATGACGTAGTGCCCTGAGTATCATTTGTCTGTGAGACAACACGTTTTTTTATGTCGGGTAATAAAGGCAAAAGATTGAAAACCATCAAAATGCTCTTTTTTTTGGTTCCCTGCTATTCTTGTGTGACTTAATTTTTCAAAAGCATTTGAACACTGCATGTTTTATAACAGTTTCCTGAATTTTATGGTAATAAAGGCAAGTATTTTTTGCTTTTGCATTGTATGCTGTCTAACTATTTCGAGTGATTGAACCATGGttctaaataaaagaagatttTGTGCATTTGTTGAGatattatctatttttggaTGGCAGTTACGCATGGTCAATGGCTGAATGTATAATGTGCGGATCGCAAATGGGTTGGTATTTCTCTGCCACAAAGAAGAAAATGAGGCCTCAGGCATTCTGGGGGCTAAGGAGTTCACAAGTGGTGGACGAGACACTCTAGAAACAGCAGTGTCGTATCGAGGTATGAGACTCTTGCTTCTATCGTGCAGATAACTATATGTTGTATAATGGTTTACAGAAAAAGGGATTGGACAACTTTGGATGATGGTGTAGATGGAACTTATAGTAGGTTgtgatatatacatatacatttatataatgaataatttatagTGTTCTGCTGagctaattttcttttcatctgcGTATCTACTGTGGATATATTCAGTGTATATATCATTGTCTCTTGATTGTTGCTTACAACACAGATTCTCCTGTATAATTGTCCTCACATGATGTAATTGGATGGGTGTAAATGCTCTAACAAGCGTCCTATTAGAATGTCTAATAAGACAAATTTACAAGTGTTCTATTAGGGAgcattctctttggttgtaaatttatcatgggaaaatgagggataaacaaaatttcactcttgaaatccttcctttcttttcccacatttcctacttgaccattACTCATTCATCAtgtacactacaaaggagggataatattatacaCTTGTAGTGTacatgaggaatgagtaatggtcaagtaggaaatgtgggaaaagaaaggaaggaatttaagggtgaaattttgtttatccctcattttcccatgataaatttacaatcaaagagaacgcacccttagagTATGTGAGTCCGCATGAAAGACCTGTACATACAATTTTGAGGCTCAAACTTCCAATTCTTTTGCATAAAATATTGTGAGTCATCTTCCTGGTACAAacactttatttgttttttaaagTGATATTGGGAAAATAATGTTGTTAacttttgcatttatgaattttttagtGCTTTCTTTACTGAACTTTTTCCAATGTCTATCTTATATTTGAGGACATGTTAAGAGGAAGagcttttaaaataaattgatgTAGACATGAAGTTTTTGTATGATTCTAGATGGAAATATACTTGTATTTATAGTTAGTAACATTTTAGAAGTTCAATACTTATTTAAGGAAGAGTTTAGGTCACTATTCCTAGTAACAATTTATAAACTCATACTCCCTTCCTTTATGAGAACTAGTATGCCTTCTCATGGTGCGATGCACCGACTGCAACGATCTGACTTTAGATTTGACGGTCGTCCGAAGGAAATATACTAGTATTACAATTGGTAACATTTTAGAAGTTCAATACTTATTTAAGGAAAAGTTTAGGTCTGTATTTCTACTAACAATTTACAAACTCATACTCCATTCCTTTATGAGAACTAGTACGTGCGATGCATCGGTTGTAACAATTACAACCGATTCGATTTCAGATTTGACGACCGTCCAAAGAAAATATACTAGTATTTACAATTAGAAACGTTATAGAAGTTTAATActtatttaagaaaaaagtaTAGGTCCTTATTCCTAGtaaaaatttataaactcaAACTCCATTCCTTTATGAGAACTAGTACGCCTTCCCGTGTGCGATGCACCGGCTGTAACAACGCAGCTTCAGATTTGATGACTTTTCCCTCATATCAACATTATTCCTTTTTAGCGTGATTTGTCTCCACTTGCACGCTCCCTGATAAACTTCCCACATGGCTACCAGAATAGAGGATGCATCTTCTTTGTATGAGTAGCAtatatcaaatcatttaagctttcatcgaatatgcagtctcatacctccatattcttggaatctctctcttttgggtgtgtttcggttcatccATATATCTCTCTGTTTGGAAGCATTGATAGGAGCCACTCTTTGTCTGTGTATAAGGCACCGACGATTACTCTTTACTTCTGTCCCGGGCGTCACATACCCACAAATTTCGCTTGGTTCGtccccgaaccacaccgtacAGCGAGAGGTTTGGCTGTGACAACCCGACTTCATACTTGACGGCTGTCACCACCGACCAAAACGAGTTTTTTCTAGCGTGTTTAGTACTCATTGCACGCTTTCTGATAAACCTCATCATGGAATTGCTCCAAGCTAAGAatgcttaaccttggagtttcttctaCGTGGTAactagaaaataaaatacaccTTGTTTGTTTGTAATTGGTATAATAGTACCAAAACAAAAAAGGGAAATAAAATGGTCATATTTTGTCCTATAGATTCTAGCTTCTTGTGTTTCTGATACTTATACTACAATGTTTTGTAC
It contains:
- the LOC130994854 gene encoding uncharacterized protein LOC130994854, which gives rise to MNNRSWIETNPMANDSISESERQQIEQIMELEFEELEVEEVEDEESSDDEYRRVSAGASASGEYTYDTNLVTLHSYLGDVEDTHSKLAFLDGGAVLTLPLFYLEGVVLFPEATLPLRVVSPNFIAGVERAMAHVDARYTIGVVRVYWDPNNGRRRLSTTGTTAEIRQYRKLEDGSVNIVARGQQRFRLKRRWIDVEGSHCGEVYIIQEDVPLRTPREAVGKLDPLRNYQATIHHSCEEGNDSDVMSEGSFESELSSTERRLHHNVLVSSHNSEAYDESISSDDERSERFYECQSERSPLENHTRPVRLGRNKQNADDSPGVGKRSISYMQPSNKVGWGKHSVAQFRDVPRAFWPVWVYRMYDSYVLARKAADRWNQVVKAPNMDSLVMKPDLLSFHIASKIPISDTARQELLEIDGTTYRLRKEIELLESFDKIRCKTCQTLIGKRSNMLVMSSDGPLGAYANPHGYVHEVMTLTRTDGIAVTGRPVKEYSWFPGYAWSMAECIMCGSQMGWYFSATKKKMRPQAFWGLRSSQVVDETL